In Rubrivirga marina, the following are encoded in one genomic region:
- the rpsA gene encoding 30S ribosomal protein S1, with translation MADNQQTPETPEEGAQTTTLEVDSPETTDEATPAAADTPTSDDTPEAEAGEGDDEETSDASGNGDSSPTPDPTGDGSDDDSDDTDESGDGGVLDTVAHAVSDAAGAVASAAKSAASAVAHVVSGDGADSAADLGYTGKNLGRTISIDELEERDERNAGKLGIGAHAAVMDEGAAPDEMADLYGRSLSAVEADQIVTGKVVGLTEKEVVVDIGFKSDGVVAKNEFGEVPELGDEIDVYVERLEDRRGQLTLSYTKANHKLRWNIFEGALDSGAVIEGEIVKRIKGGMIVNLLGSEAFLPGSQVDVRPVRDFDVYIGKTMEFKVVKTNPQNGNVVISHKALIEKDLQEQRKHILDSLEVGQVLEGQVKNIVNFGAFVDLGGVDGLLHITDISWGRVGHPSEVLELDQKLNVVVLDYDKERQRISLGYKQLQEHPWENLAERIVEGMQIEGRVVSITDYGAFVEIEPGIEGLVHISEMSWTEHVKHPTQKVQLGQTVNVKVLKVDEDTKKISLGMKQLEPDPWEGLLDRFPVGTVTRGKVRNITTFGAFVEIEQGIDGLVHVSDLSWTRRVKHPSEVVKKGMDLDVIVLDIDIAQRRISLGHKQVSTDPWQKVSEVYTEGSEATGTVAEINDGGVVVDLAMDVEAFVPASHLLRGGRPADAYQIGDELELQVIRMDREDRELVMSETAKQRAEERASRDAEYREKRNQEREERRQVESYGSTQSGPATLGELSGLAALRQQMAQAEANATSDEDTNEPPVTQGKGTTDLEGQVGEGNRVETDEVPRGSDEETRQRVEDTGLTPSSENAQATLKSGTPAEEGSLASATETAIGEETPTTASTGSTEPDYQGPGVDSTDDVEVPEVLAKPAGEVVDEALGSEDDGPSADTELGKAEADVDDEVDNS, from the coding sequence CCCGCCGCCGCCGACACCCCCACCTCCGACGACACCCCTGAGGCCGAGGCCGGCGAGGGCGACGACGAGGAGACCAGCGACGCCAGCGGCAACGGCGACAGCAGCCCCACGCCCGACCCCACCGGCGACGGGTCCGACGACGACTCGGACGACACCGATGAGTCCGGCGACGGCGGTGTTCTCGACACCGTCGCCCACGCCGTGAGCGACGCCGCTGGCGCGGTCGCCAGCGCGGCCAAGTCCGCCGCGAGCGCCGTGGCCCACGTCGTCTCCGGCGACGGCGCGGACAGCGCCGCCGACCTCGGCTACACCGGCAAGAACCTCGGCCGGACCATCTCCATCGACGAGCTCGAGGAGCGCGACGAGCGGAACGCCGGCAAGCTCGGCATCGGCGCGCACGCCGCGGTCATGGACGAGGGCGCCGCGCCCGACGAGATGGCCGACCTCTACGGCCGCTCCCTCTCCGCCGTCGAGGCGGACCAGATCGTGACCGGCAAGGTCGTCGGCCTGACCGAGAAGGAGGTCGTCGTCGACATCGGCTTCAAGTCCGACGGCGTCGTCGCCAAGAACGAGTTCGGCGAGGTCCCGGAGCTCGGCGACGAGATCGACGTGTACGTCGAGCGCCTGGAGGACCGCCGCGGCCAGCTCACGCTGAGCTACACGAAGGCGAACCACAAGCTCCGCTGGAACATCTTCGAGGGCGCGCTCGACTCGGGCGCCGTCATCGAGGGCGAGATCGTCAAGCGGATCAAGGGCGGCATGATCGTCAACCTGCTCGGCTCGGAGGCCTTCCTCCCGGGCTCCCAGGTCGACGTCCGGCCCGTCCGGGACTTCGACGTCTACATCGGCAAGACGATGGAGTTCAAGGTGGTCAAGACGAACCCCCAGAACGGGAACGTCGTGATCTCCCACAAGGCGCTCATCGAGAAGGACCTCCAGGAGCAGCGGAAGCACATCCTCGACTCGCTCGAGGTGGGCCAGGTCCTCGAGGGCCAGGTCAAGAACATCGTCAACTTCGGCGCCTTCGTCGACCTCGGCGGCGTCGACGGGCTCCTCCACATCACCGACATCTCGTGGGGCCGGGTCGGCCACCCGAGCGAGGTGCTGGAGCTCGACCAGAAGCTCAACGTCGTCGTCCTCGACTACGACAAGGAGCGCCAGCGGATCTCGCTCGGCTACAAGCAGCTCCAGGAGCACCCGTGGGAGAACCTCGCGGAGCGGATCGTGGAGGGCATGCAGATCGAGGGCCGCGTGGTCTCGATCACCGACTACGGCGCGTTCGTCGAGATCGAGCCGGGCATCGAGGGCCTCGTCCACATCTCCGAGATGTCGTGGACGGAGCACGTGAAGCACCCCACCCAGAAGGTCCAGCTGGGCCAGACGGTCAACGTGAAGGTGCTCAAGGTCGACGAGGACACGAAGAAGATCTCGCTCGGCATGAAGCAGCTCGAGCCCGACCCGTGGGAGGGCCTGCTCGACCGGTTCCCGGTCGGCACGGTCACCCGCGGCAAGGTCCGGAACATCACGACCTTCGGCGCCTTCGTCGAGATCGAGCAGGGGATCGACGGGCTCGTCCACGTCTCCGACCTCTCCTGGACGCGGCGCGTGAAGCACCCGTCCGAGGTGGTCAAGAAGGGGATGGACCTCGACGTGATCGTCCTCGACATCGACATCGCCCAGCGGCGGATCTCCCTCGGCCACAAGCAGGTCTCGACCGACCCGTGGCAGAAGGTCTCGGAGGTCTACACCGAGGGCTCGGAGGCCACCGGGACCGTCGCCGAGATCAACGACGGCGGCGTCGTCGTCGACCTCGCGATGGACGTCGAGGCGTTCGTCCCGGCGAGCCACCTCCTCCGCGGCGGCCGCCCGGCCGATGCCTACCAGATCGGCGACGAGCTCGAGCTCCAGGTGATCCGGATGGACCGCGAGGACCGCGAGCTGGTCATGTCCGAGACGGCCAAGCAGCGGGCCGAGGAGCGCGCCTCCCGCGACGCCGAGTACCGCGAGAAGCGGAACCAGGAGCGCGAGGAGCGCCGGCAGGTCGAGAGCTACGGCTCCACCCAGTCGGGCCCCGCCACCCTCGGCGAGCTCTCCGGCCTGGCCGCCCTGCGCCAGCAGATGGCGCAGGCCGAGGCCAACGCCACCTCCGACGAGGACACCAACGAGCCCCCGGTGACGCAGGGCAAGGGCACGACGGACCTCGAAGGCCAGGTCGGCGAGGGCAACCGCGTCGAGACCGACGAGGTCCCGCGCGGCTCCGACGAGGAGACTCGGCAGCGCGTCGAGGACACCGGCCTCACGCCGTCGTCCGAGAACGCGCAGGCCACCCTCAAGTCCGGCACGCCGGCGGAGGAGGGCTCGCTCGCCTCGGCGACCGAGACGGCCATCGGCGAGGAGACCCCGACCACGGCCTCGACCGGCTCCACGGAGCCGGACTACCAGGGCCCGGGCGTCGACTCGACCGACGACGTCGAGGTCCCGGAGGTCCTGGCGAAGCCGGCCGGCGAGGTCGTCGACGAGGCCCTCGGGTCCGAGGACGACGGCCCGTCCGCCGACACCGAGCTCGGCAAGGCCGAGGCCGACGTGGACGACGAGGTCGACAACTCGTAG